DNA sequence from the Sediminibacillus dalangtanensis genome:
GATATAGAACAATATCGGGAGTTAAAGGTCCGTTTGTTGAATGGACCGCATACCATGATGGCTTCTGCCGGTTACTTGGCGGGTGCAGATACGGTATTGGATGTCATGAAGGATAAGTCGCTTCGCTTGTTTGTAGAACGAGGATTTGAAGAAATCGGGGAGGCTCTTCCTTTCGGCGATCAGGAAAAGCGTGATTATGCAGAGGAGGTAAAACAACGGTTTTTGAATCCATATAATCAACACTATCTCCAGGATATCGGAATGAATGCAGTGAACAAGTTCAAATCGAGGCTCTTGCCCACCCTGAGCAGGTATATCGAGAAAACAGAACTTTTGCCAAATTCTATAATACTGTCGCTTGCTGCAATTCTCGTCTATTTCCGCCCTGTACATATGAATGAGCATGGGATTGTCGGGAGAAGGAATGGGAAAAACTATCAAACTCGCGAAAGTGAGCTTGTCAGCAAAGTGCTGGCGAACTGCTGGGAAGAATATGAACAGGAAAAGATCAGTATCGAAGAATTTGTTTTTGCAGTTTTGGGAAACCGTGCCATTTGGGACGAGGATTTAAATGAAATAGAACAGTTGACACAGACAGTCAGCAGCTATGTCCGTCAGATTATTTCTATGGGGATGAAGGAAACCCTGACACAAATGCTTCAGAAGAATTACTCTTCTTTGACTTGAATCCATGATAAAAATATCCCTTGTTATCTTTCTAACTCCGTGCTAAAATCAAACTATAACAAACAAAAACAAACATAAAAGTACAGGAAGGGAGAGAAGCTTGGTTATGGGCGAACTATTCTCGTTAAAAGGTAAAACCGCCCTCGTGACTGGTGCCACCCGAGGACTTGGTCAGGGCATGGCAGTGGGTCTTGCGGAAGCTGGAGCGAACATAATCGGAACGGGGACAAGTGATTTGAGTGAAACACAAGCGAAAGTGGAAGCTGTTGGCCGAACCTTTCACGGATTGAACAAAGACTTGTCCCGAAGAGGTTCAGCAGCGGAACTTGCCAATGAAGCGGTAGAACGAGGCGGAACAATCGATATTCTCGTAAATAATGCTGGAATTATCCGCCGATCAGATTTAGAGGACTTTACAGACGAAGACTGGTACCAGGTAATCGATGTCAATCAGCATGCTGTTTTTCAACTGAGCAGGGAACTTGGCAGACATATGCTGAATAATGGTTCGGGGAAAATCATCAACGTAGCTTCGATGTTATCCTTCCAGGGCGGCTTGAAAGTGCCAGCCTATACAGCCAGTAAACATGCTGTTGCCGGGTTGACCAAGTCTTTTGCCAATGAGTGGTCCAGTAAAGGAATTAATGTAAACGCTATCGCACCCGGGTACATGGCAACGGATAATACAGCTCCCATTAGAGAAAACAAGGAACGTAACGCCTTTATTACATCCAGAATTCCCCAAGGCAGATGGGGATCCCCAGATGACTTAAAAGGTGCAGTGGTGTTTCTTGCCTCAGATGCTTCCAATTATGTTAATGGCCATGTGCTTTGCGTAGATGGTGGATGGATGAGTTCTTAATAAAATCCGGAGAGGGGAATGAGCAATGGAAATCAGGTATGCGACCAATCCAACAGATCTGAAACAGTATGACACAGAAAGGATCCGCAAAGAGTTTTTAGTGGAAAACCTTTTTAAAACCGGCGAATTGAACCTTGTTTACTCTCATTATGATCGTCTTATCACAGGCGGAGCAGTGCCGGTAAAAGAGGCGCTAAAGCTGGAAGCAGGCGATCTGCTTAAAACAGAGTATTTTCTGGAAAGGCGGGAAGTGGGAATCATCAATATCGCTGAGGGTGCTGGGATTGTGACAGTGGACGGAGAAAAGTATGAATTGAACAAACGCGATTGTGTCTATGTTGGTCTCGGGCATGAGAATGTATCTTTTGCCAGTAAAGATAGCAGTAAACCTGCCCGGTTTTATATCGTTTCTGCTACGGCACATAAACAATATCCAACCAAAAAAATCGCCATTGAGGAAGCAACACCTAACCATTTGGGTTCCGACAGCCAGTCCAACAAGCGCACCATCTATCAATATATCCACGCTGGCGGAATACAAAGCTGTCAGCTGATGATGGGGATGACCCTTCTGGCACCAAACAATATGTGGAACACAATGCCGCCGCATCTTCATGACCGCCGCATGGAAGCTTATTTATATTTCGATATGGATGAGGATTCCCGGGTCATTCACTTTATGGGGCGACCGGATGAGACGAGGCATATTGTCATGAAAAATGAACAAGTCGTTTTTTCACCACCATGGTCCATTCATTCTGGAGTAGGTACCGACAACTATACGTTCATTTGGGCAATGGCAGGAGAAAATTACACGTTTACCGATATGGACAGCGTATCCATGGATGAACTAAAATAACGACTTTCAAGTGAAAATAAGTTCTGCCAATCCGGTTCATTGTTTACAGTGAATCGGATTTTTATTACACAAAATCAGCCGATTCAGGAAGTTGGTAATGGAAATGGGAAAAACACTAGAACAATTTTTTATTGATGAATACAATCGGGTCCCGGTCCTTAAACGGACGTTCGAGCAGTATGAAAGTCAACGAGAGAAGATGAAACTGGAATTGAAGCATTTACTTGGTGATTTTTCCGATTGGGATAAAATACCTTCAGTACCTGTCATCGAATCTGTTGAAGAATTTGAAGATTATCGTCAAGAAAGGTTTAAAGTGAGATTAGGGAATCAGCTTGATGTTCCTATCTATGTGCTTACACCATTGCAGGCGAAAACGACTTTTCCTACTGTCCTGGCACTTCATGGTCATGGTTATGGACCAAAACAAATAATCGGACTGACGAGACAAGGAATAAGGAATCTTTCGGCTACTACGCAAACAAACTATGCTTTGCAAATGGTGAAACGAGGCTGTAAAGTTTTCGCGCCGGCTTTATTAGGAAAAGGAGAACGGATTTTTCAAGCCGATGCGGAAGCGGGGAAAGACAAGTCATGTGAGCGGCTGGCTCAATTATTCTTAATGCAAGGAAAAACACTTCTCGGCGCCAGAGTTTGGGAAGCCCGGAAATTACTTGATGTTATGACATCCTTTGATGATGTACTTCCTCGTAATATTGGAGTATTCGGCTTTTCGGGCGGAGCTGCAGTAGCTGGTTTTACAGCGATTTTAGATGAAAGATTGAGAGCGGCAGTGTTGGCGGGCTATCCCAGCCTGTTTCGAGACAGTATTCTGGATAAACCACACTGCCTGGACAACTATCTGCCGGGCGTATTAAATCTTTCCGAGCTTCCGGGCTTGCTTGGACTGGTATCACCTCGTCCTATTTTTATTGAAACAGGAGAAAAAGATCCTTTATTTCCATTAGACAGTGCTAGTGTTGCTATCTCTCAGTTAGAAAAGATCTATCTGCAAAGCGGGAGACCGGAAGCGTTTGGTTTTCACATCCACAATGGCGGTCATGAAGTCGATGGCGGCCTGTCCTATGACTGGCTTTTACGGCAGCTTATCTAGCAAAGCAAAGGAAGTTCGATGAAGACATTCTACCCTGAATATGGTAGGTTAAAAATATGTGTAACTGCAGGAGGGTTGATATGCTATCAATAGAACGCTATCAACATATTTTAGCTGAACTGGAAAAACAGAAGATTATCAAAGTTTCCGCTCTTAGTAAACAATTAAAAGTGACCGAAAAGACGATCAGAATTGATTTGGAAACCTTGGAAAGTCGCGGGTTACTTACCCGAATTCACGGCGGTGCGATGTTGGTGGAGTCAGAGGAACGATTGTTGCCCATCGAAGAGCGGCAATCCGGTCAAAACGAGATAAAACAAGCGATTGCCAAACGGGCAGAACAGTTGATTGTGCCGGGAGAAACAATCCTTATGGACGGAGGCAGTACAACGGTAGAAATCGCCAAGCTGCTGGGCGACAAGGAGGTTACTGTCATCACGAATGATTTGAATATCGCTCATGTATTGCAAGCCAAACCGAAAGTGCAGCTTCTGGTTCCGGGAGGAGAGAGGATAGCCAATTCCAGCTCTCTTTTCGGTACACAGGCTACTCAATTCCTGCAAAAACTGCACGTAAACCGTGTGTTCTTTGGTGCTACAGGGGTATCAGTGGAACAAGGGTTATCTGTTTTCACTAGTTTGCATGCAGATTGGAAAAAACAGATTGTGGGTTGTGCAGAAGTGGTGACACTTGTCGCTGATTCCTCCAAACTTGGCAAAGTCGCCCTGATTCAGTTTGCCGATATTGACCAAGTCGATATCATCGTAACCGATGATCGTCTTGATAAGAATTATAAGCGACAACTTACGGAAAGAAACATTCAAGTATTACTTGCATAAAGACAAAGGAGGATTTCAGGCATGGATGTAGTAACTTTAGGAGAAAGCATGGTTTTATTTACCCCGGATACTGAAGGTCCGCTCCGCTATGTCAGCGGATTCCATAAAACGATCGGCGGGGCGGAATCAAATCTTGCGATAGCCTTGACCAGACTAGGTCATCAAACAGGCTGGATCAGTCGGCTAGGTAACGATGAATTCGGTCTGTTTGTCCGCAATTTTATTCGTGGAGAAGGAGTCGACACATCGAATGTCGTCTTTGATACAGAATTGCCGACAGCTGTTTTTTTTAAAGAAAAACTTGCAGCGGGCGATCCCAAAATTTATTATTATCGAAAACTTTCTGCTGCCAGCGAGCTATCGCCAGATGATTTAGATGAGGAATACATAAAACAGGCAGCTTACCTTCATGTAACCGGCATCACCCCGGCACTTAGCGATACATGCAAGCAAACAGTGCTTGAGGCTATCCGTCTAGCGAAAGAGAATGGCTTAAAGGTAGTGTTTGACCCGAATCTGCGTTTGAAATTATGGTCTGAGCAGGAAGCGGCTAAGACGTTGATGGAAATTGCTGCTTTAAGTGATATCGTGCTTCCAGGAATCGACGAAGGGGAACTGATGACCGGGCATGATGAGGAGAAAAAAATTGCTGAAGAACTGTTGGAGAACGGTTCAGACGTCGTCGTCATTAAACTCGGTTCAGCTGGTGCTTATTACGCTACCAGACGAGAAGCTGATTATGTTGAGGGATACAAAGTAGAACGAATTATTGATACCGTCGGAGCCGGAGATGGTTTTGCGGCCGGTTTTCTATCAGGCCAGCTACGTGGATGGGACCTTGCCGAATCGGTAAAATTGGGCAATCGAATAGGAGCTTATGCATTGACCGTTGCTGGTGATGTGGAAGGTTATCCTTTCTGGCATCAAGTCGATACGGAACAGGGAAACAAGGAAATATTGCGCTGAACAATAAGGAGGCAGAAGAAAAATGGATAAAGCTACGATTATGAAGAAAATAATGGAAAATGGAGTTCTTGCAGTTATTCGCAAAGTACCGGAAAAAGATGTAGAGCAAGTGGCTGAATCGCTGATAAAGGGTGGCGTGAATGTTCTTGAAGTAACGCTTGATGCCGAAAATGCCAATCAAATCATCCAAACTTTAAGCAATAAATTCGCCGGGAAAGCGGTAGTCGGTGCCGGAACTGTCCTTGATGCGCCCTCCGCAAGAACAGCCATTGAACATGGAGCACAATTTGTCGTCAGTCCGCTTCTCGAACAAGAAGTAATTGAGGCAACCCTTGCTCTTGATAAAGTTTCTGTTCCCGGAATCATGACGCCAACAGAAGCAATGACAGCTGTTAAACTAGGCGCCGATATTGTCAAGGTTTTTCCGGCTTCGGCAGTAGGGCCTTCCTTTCTCAAAAATGTCAAGGGTCCATTACCGGATATCACGATGATTCCGACCGGAGGCATCACGACAGAAAATGCTGCTGATTTTATAAAGGCAGGAGCGGCGGCAGTCGGAGCTGGGGGAAATCTTGTGGACAATAAAGCGATCAGGGAAGGGAACTTCACTCAGATTGAACAAGTTGCTGCAAAATATAAGGAGACGGTAAGGCAAGCAAGAGAGACGATGTAACAGATTGATAAGTTTATGGAATCTGTTTCAACAAACCCTTGTCATGAATGGTAATTATTTGACACAACAATGGAAAAGATTTATGTTTGTGAAGATAGTAGCAAAAGGAAAACTTCCTTTTTTCAAGATGTCGAGACGAGAAGATACATAGGAAGGTTTCATCTTTCTACCGCCGAGGGTAAATAGAATCAATAGATTTGCCGGAAATGGTAGATTTCTCCTGCTTATAAGTGTATCTCTACGGAGGTATTGCACTTTTATATATAAGAGAAAGGTGTGGACATGAATATGAGCAACAAACCTAAAATTGTCGTTCTTGGCGCGGGTTATGCCGGGATGATGACAACGAAACGATTGACGCAAAAGCTAGGCCAAGAAGAAGCAGACATTATTCTGGTCAACAAGCATAATTATCATTATCAATCTACGTGGCTTCATGAAGTTGCGGCAGGCACGATTGATGTCAACAAAGTCCGTATGCTTATCAGTGATGTCATCGATACGAATCGTGTAAGACTTGTCTTTGATACAGTGCAGGAAGTGAAAAAGGATGAGCAGCGCGTCGTTCTGGAAAATGGCGAGCTGGAATATGATTATTTAGTGTTCTCGTTAGGATTTGAGAAGGCCTCTTTCGGTATTCCCGGAATGGAAGAAAACGCACTGTCGATTGAAAGTGTCGACAAAAGCCGCTTGATCAGCGAACATATTGAGCATCAATTTGCCCGGTATAGCAGCGGGGAAGAAACAAACGACGAGGCATTGAACATCGTTGTAGGCGGATCTGGGTTCACCGGTATCGAGTTTGTCGGAGAACTCGCAGAAAAGGTGCCGGAACTCTGCCGGAAATACGATATCGAGCGCAGTAAGGTACGTATCATCAATGTGGAGGCTGCCCCATCGATACTCCCTGGATTTGATGAAGAGCTGGTTGCTTATGCCCGTAAATCTTTGGAAGACCGTGGAGTAGAGTTCCGTATTGGCACGAAAATCCAGGAATGCAGAGAAGATGCATTTATCGTGGGTGACGACAACGAAGAGATCAAAGCAGGTACGATTGTCTGGACTGGCGGTGTACAAGGAAGCTCTATTCTGGATAAATCCGGTTTCGAAGTGTTCAAAGGTAAAGTAAATGTGAACGGCGACCTTCGTGTACCAGGCTATGACAATATCTTTATTCTCGGAGACTGTTCCTGGGTAATGGATAAAGAAAATGACCGTCCATATCCTCCGACTGCCCAACTTGCTATCCAGGAAGCTGACACTGCTTCTGACAACCTTACAGCATTGCTGCGTGGCGGCAAGCTGGAAGATTTCGTTTTTGATAATAAAGGAACGGTGGCTTCATTGGGCGGCAGCCATGCAATGGGAACCGTTTTCTCCGGATATAAGTTGTACGGTAAAACTGCCCGCGCCATGAAAAATGTCATTGATAACCGTTATCTATTCATGCTCGGCGGACCAAAGCTTGTCTTGAAAAAAGGGAAACTTCGTCCATTTTAATAACCAACCATCAAAACGCTCAGGGAGGGAAGTAGGTTGAAAAACACATTTCTTGTAACACTGCTTGCGGTCCTTTCTACGGTTGTCTATGCCGTAGTTTTGAGGAAACAGGAAGACAACAAACATTTTTGGTAATAAGCATAACCGGAATCCATTAGGGGTTCCGGTTTTTTTCTTTAGTCTCTTATCGCAGTCTTTGTTGTTTTTACTCTTTTGTTACCGAATCCTCACTTGGTCCAGAATTTTTGACTTGAAGACAATCGAAGAAAAAACGCTTGCACCTTCTTTACAAGAAGGAGTAGAGTAGATGCAAACATTCGTTCCCTAGATTAGTTATCCGTGTTATAATGGTGGAAGCCTTAGTTTGGGTTTACCTTCTCCTTTTATATTTCCTTCGTATGCTGTTCCGGACATAATTCTCCCCGAAAAAAGTAAAGATGGGTGATACACATGAAATTAATATTAGCTGAAAAGCCTTCTGTGGCAAAAAATATTGCAGATGCTTTAAATATAAAAACAAAACAGGATGGTTACTTTCAAGGTAATGGTTATTTGGTTACCTGGGCATTTGGTCACTTGTTGCAATTATTTGACGCAAAAGATTATGATCGTTCGATGACAAAATGGAAGATGGAAAATTTTCCATTCATACCGGAGAAGTTTCAATATAAAGTGAAAACGGATATCCGCAACCGCAACCGGGCAGATGGAGGGGCACAAAAACAGCTTCATGTGATTAAGCGCTTGATGAAGCGACCTGACGTAGAAGCAATTATCTCTGCGTGTGACTATGATCGGGAAGGCCAGTTAATTGGCGACAGCATCATCGACTATATCAATCCCAAGCAACCTGTCTATCGATTATTGATCAACGAGTGGACCCAAGAGGAAGTGCTTCGGGGACTGAAAACCATGCAACCGAATGAAAAGTTGCGCGCCTTGCAGGATGCCGGGATCAGCCGCCAATGGGCGGATTGGGTAATCGGTATCAATTTAACCTCTGTTGCTACCCTTAAATACCAGCAGGGAAGTGGAAAGGCACTTAATATCGGACGGGTTCTGCTGCCGACATTGAAGATCATTTATGACCGGGATAAAGAAATCAAATCATTCATTCCGGAAGATTATTTCAAGCTGACCGCGACATTTTCTACTAAATCCGGTGGAACGTTTCAAGGTGTTTACCAGGAAAATGAACAAGAAAAATTCAAACATAAGCAGCCACTTGAAGAAATCGCCGGTAAAATAGCCGATAAAAAAGCAACCATAATAGATAAACAGGTCGAGAAAAAGAAAGAGTTCCCTCCATTCCTTTTCAATCTGTCCAATTTACAAGGATATATGACAAATAGGTATAACGGATGGACATCGGACAAAGTACTAAAAGTTGCTCAATCACTTTATGAAAAGAAGTGGATCACTTATCCCCGTACAGCAAGTACGGCCCTGGATGAAAGCCTGGCAGGAAAAGCGGCAACGGTATTAAAAAAGTTGGCTGAAGATGTTCCGTATAAAGAAGAAATCCGTTTCTCGAAGTCAAAACGGGTCTTTAACAATGCTAAAGTGGAAAGTCATAGTGCAATTATGCCTACTTATGTAAAACCAAAGCGGCTCACTAAGGACCAG
Encoded proteins:
- the kduD gene encoding 2-dehydro-3-deoxy-D-gluconate 5-dehydrogenase KduD → MGELFSLKGKTALVTGATRGLGQGMAVGLAEAGANIIGTGTSDLSETQAKVEAVGRTFHGLNKDLSRRGSAAELANEAVERGGTIDILVNNAGIIRRSDLEDFTDEDWYQVIDVNQHAVFQLSRELGRHMLNNGSGKIINVASMLSFQGGLKVPAYTASKHAVAGLTKSFANEWSSKGINVNAIAPGYMATDNTAPIRENKERNAFITSRIPQGRWGSPDDLKGAVVFLASDASNYVNGHVLCVDGGWMSS
- the kduI gene encoding 5-dehydro-4-deoxy-D-glucuronate isomerase produces the protein MEIRYATNPTDLKQYDTERIRKEFLVENLFKTGELNLVYSHYDRLITGGAVPVKEALKLEAGDLLKTEYFLERREVGIINIAEGAGIVTVDGEKYELNKRDCVYVGLGHENVSFASKDSSKPARFYIVSATAHKQYPTKKIAIEEATPNHLGSDSQSNKRTIYQYIHAGGIQSCQLMMGMTLLAPNNMWNTMPPHLHDRRMEAYLYFDMDEDSRVIHFMGRPDETRHIVMKNEQVVFSPPWSIHSGVGTDNYTFIWAMAGENYTFTDMDSVSMDELK
- a CDS encoding dienelactone hydrolase family protein, which codes for MEMGKTLEQFFIDEYNRVPVLKRTFEQYESQREKMKLELKHLLGDFSDWDKIPSVPVIESVEEFEDYRQERFKVRLGNQLDVPIYVLTPLQAKTTFPTVLALHGHGYGPKQIIGLTRQGIRNLSATTQTNYALQMVKRGCKVFAPALLGKGERIFQADAEAGKDKSCERLAQLFLMQGKTLLGARVWEARKLLDVMTSFDDVLPRNIGVFGFSGGAAVAGFTAILDERLRAAVLAGYPSLFRDSILDKPHCLDNYLPGVLNLSELPGLLGLVSPRPIFIETGEKDPLFPLDSASVAISQLEKIYLQSGRPEAFGFHIHNGGHEVDGGLSYDWLLRQLI
- a CDS encoding DeoR/GlpR family DNA-binding transcription regulator; this encodes MLSIERYQHILAELEKQKIIKVSALSKQLKVTEKTIRIDLETLESRGLLTRIHGGAMLVESEERLLPIEERQSGQNEIKQAIAKRAEQLIVPGETILMDGGSTTVEIAKLLGDKEVTVITNDLNIAHVLQAKPKVQLLVPGGERIANSSSLFGTQATQFLQKLHVNRVFFGATGVSVEQGLSVFTSLHADWKKQIVGCAEVVTLVADSSKLGKVALIQFADIDQVDIIVTDDRLDKNYKRQLTERNIQVLLA
- a CDS encoding sugar kinase, with the protein product MDVVTLGESMVLFTPDTEGPLRYVSGFHKTIGGAESNLAIALTRLGHQTGWISRLGNDEFGLFVRNFIRGEGVDTSNVVFDTELPTAVFFKEKLAAGDPKIYYYRKLSAASELSPDDLDEEYIKQAAYLHVTGITPALSDTCKQTVLEAIRLAKENGLKVVFDPNLRLKLWSEQEAAKTLMEIAALSDIVLPGIDEGELMTGHDEEKKIAEELLENGSDVVVIKLGSAGAYYATRREADYVEGYKVERIIDTVGAGDGFAAGFLSGQLRGWDLAESVKLGNRIGAYALTVAGDVEGYPFWHQVDTEQGNKEILR
- a CDS encoding bifunctional 4-hydroxy-2-oxoglutarate aldolase/2-dehydro-3-deoxy-phosphogluconate aldolase, which produces MDKATIMKKIMENGVLAVIRKVPEKDVEQVAESLIKGGVNVLEVTLDAENANQIIQTLSNKFAGKAVVGAGTVLDAPSARTAIEHGAQFVVSPLLEQEVIEATLALDKVSVPGIMTPTEAMTAVKLGADIVKVFPASAVGPSFLKNVKGPLPDITMIPTGGITTENAADFIKAGAAAVGAGGNLVDNKAIREGNFTQIEQVAAKYKETVRQARETM
- a CDS encoding NAD(P)/FAD-dependent oxidoreductase; this encodes MSNKPKIVVLGAGYAGMMTTKRLTQKLGQEEADIILVNKHNYHYQSTWLHEVAAGTIDVNKVRMLISDVIDTNRVRLVFDTVQEVKKDEQRVVLENGELEYDYLVFSLGFEKASFGIPGMEENALSIESVDKSRLISEHIEHQFARYSSGEETNDEALNIVVGGSGFTGIEFVGELAEKVPELCRKYDIERSKVRIINVEAAPSILPGFDEELVAYARKSLEDRGVEFRIGTKIQECREDAFIVGDDNEEIKAGTIVWTGGVQGSSILDKSGFEVFKGKVNVNGDLRVPGYDNIFILGDCSWVMDKENDRPYPPTAQLAIQEADTASDNLTALLRGGKLEDFVFDNKGTVASLGGSHAMGTVFSGYKLYGKTARAMKNVIDNRYLFMLGGPKLVLKKGKLRPF
- a CDS encoding type IA DNA topoisomerase, whose translation is MKLILAEKPSVAKNIADALNIKTKQDGYFQGNGYLVTWAFGHLLQLFDAKDYDRSMTKWKMENFPFIPEKFQYKVKTDIRNRNRADGGAQKQLHVIKRLMKRPDVEAIISACDYDREGQLIGDSIIDYINPKQPVYRLLINEWTQEEVLRGLKTMQPNEKLRALQDAGISRQWADWVIGINLTSVATLKYQQGSGKALNIGRVLLPTLKIIYDRDKEIKSFIPEDYFKLTATFSTKSGGTFQGVYQENEQEKFKHKQPLEEIAGKIADKKATIIDKQVEKKKEFPPFLFNLSNLQGYMTNRYNGWTSDKVLKVAQSLYEKKWITYPRTASTALDESLAGKAATVLKKLAEDVPYKEEIRFSKSKRVFNNAKVESHSAIMPTYVKPKRLTKDQELVYQAIKNRFIMQFMPLAEYEETRLFTKVEELELPGLFYSKGRVQLKEGWKQVESIQSKETILPNVEPKEMVAVKGSDVSSHVTKPPKPHTEKTLLRLMETCGKVSKEKALDQEEEVTEVLSGFSIGTPATRAETIKKLKDVGYITMQRKNLVCTELGNRLVETFPIDRLFDLEFTGRLEKSLADIEKGKVDKERFLETVFSFTKQSVGTIKQEAKVTINKVERQKGTKEALGKCPVCGSKVVEGSKGFGCSNWKSGCKFVVWKNDKYLASMRKRATKTLVKGLLKNGRVYVKGLTSKKGKKFNAYLSYQKNASNDYFSWKMDFTK